The region GTGTGCATAGATTTATTAGGTCATGGAAAAACCGAATCTATAGGTTATGTGCACACGATGGAAGATATGGCAGATGCTGTTTGTGCAATCTTAAAGTATTTAAAACTCAGAAAATATACATTTATTGGACACTCCATGGGTGGATATGTCGCACTGGCTTTTGCAAAACTATACACCAAAAACGTAAAAGGACTGTGCTTATTAAACTCTACTTACGAAGCTGATGACGAGGAGAGAAAACTATTAAGAACTAGAGCTAACAAAATGATTCAAACCAATTTTAACAATATGGTACGCATGAGTTTTGCTAATTTATTTAGTGCAGAAAGTAAAGTTAAACATCAAGAGGCTTTTGATGCTGCTTTACAAATTGCACTTAAAACACCACTACAAGGTTACATGGCTGCACAAGAAGGTATGAAGTTACGTGAAGATAATTCTAAATTTTATGCAAATGCGACATTTAAAAAGCAAATTATAATAGGTGAAAAAGACCCAGTTATAAATGTAGAAAGCACTATTGCTT is a window of Olleya sp. YS DNA encoding:
- a CDS encoding alpha/beta hydrolase; the protein is MTITYKNASIWYTVTGNGPAIVLLHGFLEDSSMWRDLVPLLSKKNKVVCIDLLGHGKTESIGYVHTMEDMADAVCAILKYLKLRKYTFIGHSMGGYVALAFAKLYTKNVKGLCLLNSTYEADDEERKLLRTRANKMIQTNFNNMVRMSFANLFSAESKVKHQEAFDAALQIALKTPLQGYMAAQEGMKLREDNSKFYANATFKKQIIIGEKDPVINVESTIAFAKKYSIDYQVFSEGHMSHIENKEEFLQEIVHFIE